The Populus alba chromosome 6, ASM523922v2, whole genome shotgun sequence genome contains a region encoding:
- the LOC118050286 gene encoding SPX domain-containing protein 1, translated as MKFWKSLSNLIEETVPDWRDEFLSYKDLKKQLKLIYPKDGDKPLNKRPRLDDDQMDGGDGDGGEVEKEVIDFVRVLEDEMEKFNAFIVEKEEDSVIKWKELQDGVEKAKDSNEELMRVGREIVDFHGEMVLLENYSALNYTGLVKILKKYDKRSGALVRMPFIQRVMQQPFYTTHVLTKLIKECEVMLDRVFSRNEPSVAPHATEVESLDNKTSNAIAERSLGVPNKLPEIEYTESMYVKPTLSALRVLKEIRSGSSTVNVYSLPPLQGNTQDGDWKKVTVLEQTAK; from the exons ATGAAGTTCTGGAAGAGCTTAAGTAATTTAATAGAAGAAACGGTGCCGGATTGGAGAGATGAGTTTTTATCTTATAAAGACTTGAAGAAACAGTTGAAGTTAATTTATCCTAAAGATGGGGATAAGCCGCTGAATAAACGGCCGAGATTGGATGATGATCAAATGGACGGTGGGGATGGCGATGGCGGTGAGGTGGAGAAGGAGGTGATTGATTTTGTTAGGGTTTTGGAGGATGAGATGGAAAAGTTTAATGCTTTTATTGTTGAGAAAGAAGAGGATTCTGTTATCAAATGGAag GAGCTACAAGATGGAGTAGAGAAGGCGAAGGATTCGAATGAAGAGCTGATGAGAGTAGGGAGGGAGATAGTGGATTTTCATGGAGAAATGGTGCTGTTGGAGAATTACAGTGCCCTTAACTACACAG GACTAGTGaagatattgaaaaaatatgataagagaAGTGGAGCTCTGGTTCGCATGCCCTTCATCCAAAGGGTAATGCAACAGCCATTCTACACAACTCATGTACTTACCAAGCTTATTAAGGAGTGTGAGGTGATGCTTGATCGAGTTTTCTCTAGAAATGAACCATCAGTCGCACCTCATGCAACTGAGGTAGAGAGCCTTGACAACAAAACTTCAAATGCAATTGCAGAGAGGTCACTCGGAGTTCCCAACAAACTCCCAGAAATAGAATATACGGAGAGCATGTACGTGAAACCAACACTGTCAGCACTTCGTGTCTTGAAGGAGATTCGGAGTGGAAGCTCAACTGTAAACGTGTATTCATTGCCCCCTTTGCAAGGCAATACTCAGGATGGGGATTGGAAGAAAGTTACTGTCTTGGAACAAACGGCCAAATAG
- the LOC118050287 gene encoding DEAD-box ATP-dependent RNA helicase 15 produces MGETRDNDTYEEELLDYEEEDEKAPDSVGAKVNGEAVKKGYVGIHSSGFRDFLLKPELLRSIVDSGFEHPSEVQHECIPQAILGMDVICQAKSGMGKTAVFVLSTLQQIEPTSGQVIALVLCHTRELAYQICHEFERFSTYLPDTKVAVFYGGVNIKTHKDLLKNECPHIVVGTPGRILALARDKDLSLKNVRHFILDECDKMLESLDMRRDVQEIFKMTPHDKQVMMFSATLSKEIRPVCKKFMQDPMEIYVDDEAKLTLHGLVQHYIKLTELEKNRKLNDLLDALDFNQVVIFVKSVSRAAELNKLLVECNFPSICIHSGMSQEERLMRYKGFKEGHKRILVATDLVGRGIDIERVNIVINYDMPDSADTYLHRVGRAGRFGTKGLAITFVSSASDSDVLNQVQERFEVDIKELPEQIDTSTYMPS; encoded by the exons ATGGGAGAAACAAGAGACAACGACACTTACGAGGAGGAGCTTCTAGAttatgaagaagaagacgagAAAGCACCTGACTCCGTCGGCGCTAAAGTTAACGGCGAAGCCGTTAAGAA AGGATATGTTGGGATTCACAGTTCGGGATTCAGAGATTTCCTTTTGAAGCCAGAGCTTCTTCGGTCTATTGTCGACTCGGGTTTTGAGCATCCTTCTGAAG TGCAACATGAATGTATCCCTCAAGCCATCTTGGGGATGGATGTCATCTGCCAAGCTAAATCTGGAATGGGAAAGACTgctgtttttgttctttctacTCTTCAGCAAATTGAGCCGACCTCTGGACAAGTTATTGCCCTTGTTCTATGTCACACTAGAGAGTTGGCTTACCAG atCTGCCACGAGTTTGAGAGGTTCAGTACTTACTTGCCTGACACCAAGGTTGCTGTTTTCTATGGTGGTGTCAATATCAAAACTCACAAGGATCTACTGAAAAATGAATGCCCTCATATTGTTGTTGGAACACCTGGAAGAATCCTGGCACTTGCTAGAGATAAGGACCTTTCTTTGAAGAACGTCAGACATTTTATCCTTGATGAATGTGACAAAATGCTTGAATCACTCG ACATGAGGAGAGATGTTCAGGAGATTTTCAAGATGACTCCTCATGATAAGCAGGTTATGATGTTTTCTGCAACGCTCAGCAAAGAAATCCGCCCAGTTTGCAAGAAATTTATGCAAGAT CCGATGGAAATTTACGTTGATGATGAAGCCAAGTTGACCCTCCATGGTCTTGTGCAG CACTACATCAAACTGACTGAGCTGGAGAAAAACAGAAAGTTAAATGATCTTCTTGATGCACTGGACTTCAATCAAGTTGTTATCTTTGTTAAAAGTGTGAGCAGAGCAGCTGAGCTGAACAAGTTACTCGTGGAGTGTAATTTCCCCTCCATTTGCATACATTCTGGCATGTCACAGGAAGAAAG GTTGATGCGCTACAAGGGTTTCAAGGAGGGTCATAAAAGGATTCTTGTTGCCACTGACTTGGTTGGCAGGGGTATTGATATTGAACGTGTCAACATTGTCATTAACTATGACATGCCAGACTCAGCTGACACTTACTTGCACAGg GTTGGTAGAGCTGGTAGGTTTGGCACAAAAGGCCTTGCAATTACCTTTGTATCATCAGCTTCGGATTCTGATGTTCTCAACCAG GTTCAAGAGAGGTTTGAGGTGGATATAAAGGAGCTTCCTGAGCAAATTGATACATCTACATATA TGCCATCTTAA